CTTTTTGTAAAAAGGTTCCCTCAGACTCCCTCCAAAAACTTTTAATGCGACTTGGTTTCCCCCTGTTTTGCTTGGCAAAACAGGGGGAAACCAAGTCGTATTGAAAGTCTTTGAAGGGGGTCTGGGGGAAACTTTCTACAGAAAGTTTCCCCCAGGGTAATTAATCAGAGCTTCCCTAATTAGGTGTAAAAGTCAAGCACTCACCTGACAGTCCCGCCCCCTGGCGGGGTATCCGCTTAAGCCGTTTTCATTGGCATCTCCCCTCCTCCCACCGCCCGCGCGGCGGCCCCCCGGACGGTTCGGCCCGCGCCAGGCGGGTTTTTTTTACGCCTTTGCGGCCCTAACCGTCCGGGGGCCGCCGCGTCCACACGCGCCCATCGCCCATACGAATAAGGGGGGCCTCCGGCTCCTCGTGACCCTCCTCCAGAGAGTCTCCGCACCATCTCGTAATCGAGCTTGAAAAAAATCGCTTGACACTGTACCGAGGTACAGGGTGTATACTCTATGGCATGGAGAAGAGACTCACCATAGGGGAGACGGCCCGACGGGCCGGGGTCAACCTTCAGACCATCCGTTATTACGAGAGAAAGGGGCTCTTGTTGCCCGCCGGCAGGACGGCCTCGGGATACCGCCTCTATGACGAGGACGCATTGAAGAGGCTTCTCTTCATACGCCATGCAAAGGAACTCGGTTTCACTCTCGAGGAGATAAGGGGGCTCATGGAGCTTCGGGTCGGGTCGGGCACGGCGTGCGGGAAGGTGAGAGAGAGGGCCGGCGCCAAGCTCGCCTCGGTGGAGCGGAAGATCGAGGCGCTCAAGACGATTAGGCGGATACTCCGCGAGCTCATCGACGCCTGCGGCAAGCGCCGTCCCACCGAGGAGTGCCCCATCCTGAAGGCCATAGAAGAGCGCGACCTGAAGGCGGAGAAGGAGAAGAAAAGGTGAAGCGCAGACTGCTGTCCATAGGCGGCATGGCGACGGCGCTCCTTGCGTCGGCCTGCTGCCTGGGCCCCGCCCTCTTCCTGGCCTTCGGCATAACGGGCCTCGGATTCCTCTCCGGCCTGGAGCCGCTGAGACCCTATATGCTCGGCCTCACATTCGTCTTCGTGGCCGCCGCCTGGCACTACGCCTACGGCAAGGGCTCCGGCTGCGGTCCCGGCGGCTCGTGCGAGCCGCGCGCAAGGAGGATAAACCGCCTTCTGTTCTGGATACTCGCCGGTTTTGCGCTCTTCGGCCTCGCCTTCCCCTACGCGGCGGCGTGGCTTGTGAGCTGAGAAGAAAGGAGGTTACCGTCATGAAGACCCTCTCCATCGTGGCGGCGGCGCTGGTGCTCGCCCTCGTTACAGTGCAGGCGTCCGCCGCCGGCCGCCCGGAGACCGTCACGCTGAAGGTCGAGGGCATGAACTGCGGCCTCTGCGCCCCGGCCGTGAGAAAGGCGCTCTCCGGGGTGAAGGGCGTGAGGAGCGCCGAGGTGAGCTTCGAGAGCAAGGAGGCCCGCGTCGAGTACGACGCGGGAGAGACGACGGTGGACGAGCTTATAAGGGCCGTCGCCGGCGTGGGCTTCACGGCGAGCGTGGCCGGGGGAAGAGGAGACGGCGGGCGATGAGGCCGGAGGTGGTCCTTCTATACTTCGAGGGCTGTCCCAACGTGAAGGAAGCGAGGAAGAACATCGAAGAGGCCCTGCTGACCGCCGGAGTCGCGGCCCTGTGGAAGGAGGCGGACCTCCAGTCCCCCGCCACGCCGGAAGCCTGGCGCGGCTTTCCCTCGCCAACGGTCCTCGTGGAGGGCCGGGAGGTGGGGACCGGCAGGAAAGAGTGCCGGGGCACGCCGTCGTGCCGCATGGCGGGCGCGCCGTCGGCGGACAAGATCGTCGCGGCGCTGGAAGAGTACGGCGGGAGGGGACGGTGAGCAGGGGGATATGGAACTATGCCGGCAGCGTCGGCTCGCTGGCCGTCGGAAAGTTCTGTCCGGCCTGCTATCCCCTCGCGGCATGGGTTCTCACGGCCCTGGGGCTCGGCTTCATGGTCGAGACGGCGGTGATGAAGGCGGTGCTCCTCTTCTTCCTCGCCTTCGGGCTCCTTGGACTTCTGCGCTCGGGACGGACCCACGGCGACAAGCGTCCCCTCATTGTCGCCGTGCCGTCGGCTGCGCTGCTTTACGCCGGCAGGTATGTGAGGCCCGACGAAACGCTCCTGTACGCCGGGATCGCCGGGCTTGCAATCGCCGTGGTCATGGACATCAGGTCCGCAAGGGCCGCGCCCCCGTGCGCAGGCTGCGGGGAATCCGCCCCGCCCCCGCAGGGGGCAAAAACCCATAACGAAGAGGAGGTGAAGAAGATGACAGCCGCAAAGAGAAAGGTGGAGGTCTTTACCGCGGGATGTCCGCTCTGCGACGAGACGGTAAGGCTCGTCAGGGAGCTTGCCTGCGGCGACTGCGAGGTCACCGTCTACGACCTGAGCCAGGGGTGCCGGTCGGGAGAATGTCTCGACAGGGCCAGGGGCTACGGCATAACGCGGGTCCCGTCGGTCGTCGTGGACGGACGGCTCGCCGAGTGTTGTGCGGGCGGGGCCGTCACGGCCGAAGCCCTGAAGGCCGCGGGCGTAGGGGCGGCCCCTTAGGGAAGCTCTGATTAAACCCCTGGGGAACCTTTCTGCAGAAGGGCCACAGGCCCGAGGGCCTGTGGCCCACCTTCCCCCCTCGCCCCATCGTATGTTATTCGGATCTTCGGCTGTACCGGGGAGTTCGGCCCGCGCCAGGCGGGTTTTTTTTACGCCTTTGCGGCCCGAACTCCCCGGCACAGCCCCCCGAGGCAACCGCCGCGGCGCAAGGCCGGGCTCCCGTCTTCCTCACAGAGAGGAGGCGGGGATAGGCCGCGCAAAAACGGGCCGGGGCTTCGGGGCCTGGAGAGGGTCAGCCCCCTTCAGCCCCCCTTCAGCCCCCGCCTGCACCGGGCCTTACCTGCCTGGAGGCCAGCGCTTCGGCCTTCACCTTCCTTATCCTGTTCTCTTCCACGTCGACGACGGTGAAGCGGTGGTCCCTGTAGACGACGAACTCGCCGCCCCTGGGGATGCGCTGCAGGCGCGATAGCATGAAGCCCGCGAGGGTGTTGTAGTCATCGGACTCCTCGATCCGGAATCCGTAGTTTTCGAGCTCGCGCAGCGAGGCCGAGGCGTCGATGATGAGCGAGCCGTCCTTGAGCTTCTCGACGATACCGTTCTTGTTGGTCTCGTACTCGTCCTCGATCTCGCCCACTATCTCCTCGAGTATGTCCTCGATGGTGACAAGGCCGTCGACGTCGCCGTGCTCGTCGAGGACGATGGCCATGTGCACCTTGCGCCGCTGCATCTCCCGAAGCAGCCTGCTTATCATCACCGTGTTGGGGACGAAGTACGGCGGCCTCATGAGCTCGCTCAGTACTATGGGCTTTCCCGCCTCGAGGCGGCTGAAGACGTCCTTGTTGAAGAGCACGCCGACGATCTGCTCGAGCGTCTCCCTGTAGACGGGGTAGCGCGAGTAGCCCGTCTCGGCCATGAAGTGAAGGACCTGCTCCGGGGGCGTGCTCACCTCTATGCCCTTGAGCTTGGGCTTGGGGACCATTATCTCGCGCACCGTGGTGTCGGCGAACTCGAAGACGCCGTGGAGGAGGTCCGCCTCCGTCTCCTCGAGTATCCCCTTGTCCCGCCCCTCCTTTATGTAGTAGCGTATGTCCTCTTCGGTGATGAACATGTGCTTTTCGTCGCCCTTGACGCCGAGCAGCCTCACGACGAAGGATGTCGAGACGGTGAGTATCTTCACGGCCACGGAGGCCGCGGCCGTGAAGAGCTCGATGGGCCTGGCCGCGAAGCAGGCTATGCGTTCCGCATGTCGCAGGGCGATGGACTTGGGCACGAGCTCGCCGAGCACGAGCAGCGTATAGGAGATGACCACGACGACGACCCCCACCGAGATGAGCTCGGCCCACTGCTGCACGGGGGCGAACGGGAGGGAGAGCAGGAAGGGCTTGAGGTGCTCCGTGGCCACGACGCCGCCGACGACCGAGGCGAGCGTGCCCACCAGCGTAACGCCCACCTGGATGGTCGCAAGGAAGCGGTCGGGGGAGCTCTTCATCTGGGAGACGATCTTCGCCGAGCGGTTGCCTTCCTTGGAGAGCTTGTTTATTACGCTCCTCTTCGAGGATATGAAAGCTATCTCGGAGCCCGAGAAGAACCCGTTGAGGAGTATGAGAAGAAAGATTAGGGCGGCCTCGATCAATAGGCCGTCGGCAGACGACACGTCTTTACCTGTCTCCTCTGCTTGAAGAAAGTCCCCGTCCGGCGCAAGGCCCGTAACGGAGGTCTTGAGCGCGCCGTCCGGTCAATGGACATGGCGGACATGGCGCGAACTTCCCGTGGAAGGGCCCAAGCCCCCCGGTTCCGCCGGGGGAACAAGTCAGGGTCTTTCACATTATACCACAAGAAGGGGACGCGGACAACGGCGGCTTCTTTCGGCGTTCACGTCTTTCGGCGGTTGCGTCTTTCGACGTTCACGTCCGCCGACGTTCCCCTATCCGGGCGGTACCGCTCCCGCGCCAAGGCGCGATGCCCCGCAGGGCGCTACCGGCGGCTGAAGACCGCCGCCCCGGCGAAGACCGCCGCGTCGCCGAGCTCCTCTTCTATACGGAGGAGCTGGTTGTACTTGGCCGTGCGGTCGGTGCGCGACGCCGAGCCCGTCTTTATCTGGCCCGCGTTGACGGCGACGCTTATGTCCGCTATGGTGGCGTCCTCGGTCTCGCCGCTGCGGTGGGAGATGACGCTCGTGTATCCGGCGCACTTGGCCCTCTCTATGGCGTCGAGCGTCTCGGTGAGCGTGCCTATCTGGTTCACCTTTATGAGTATGGAGTTGGCCACCCCCTCGGCTATGCCCTTCTCGAGCCTCTTCACGCTGGTGACGAAGAGGTCGTCGCCCACGAGCTGGCACTTGCCGCCGAGCTTCCCGGTGAGAAGCTTCCAGCCCTCCCAGTCATCCTCGTCGACGCCGTCCTCGATGGAGACGATGGGGTAGTCGGCCGCCAGCTCGGCGAGGTAGTCGACCATCCCGGCGCTGGAGAGGGTCCTGCCCTCCATGGTGTAGGAGCCGTCGCCGAAGAGCTCGCTGGCGGCGCAGTCCAGGGCGAGGAAGACGTCGGAGCCGGCCTTGTAGCCGGCGGCCTCGACGGCCTCCAGGATGACGTCCAGGGCCTTGCGGTTGGAGTCGATCCGCGGGGCGAAGCCCCCCTCGTCGCCGACCGACGTGGCCATGCCCTTGTCCCTGAGGATCGACTTGAGGTGCTGGAAGACCTCAACGCCTGCGCGCAGGGCGTCGCGGAAGGTCGACGCCCCGGCGGGGACGACCATGAACTCCTGGATATCGAGACCGTTGTCCGCGTGGGCGCCGCCGTTTATGATGTTCATCATGGGCACGGGCAGCACCTTGGCGTTGGAGCCGCCTATGTACTTGTAGAGCGGCGTCATCGAGGCGTCGGCGGCGGCCTTCGCCACGGCGAGCGAGACCCCCAGCATGGCGTTGGCGCCGAGGTTCTTCTTGTTCTCGGTGCCGTCGAGCTCGATGAGCTTGCTGTCTATCCTGACCTGCTCCGTGGCGTCGCAACCGATGAGCGCGGGAGCTATCTTCTTCTCCACGTTCTCCACGGCCCTGAGCACGCCCTTGCCGAGATAGCGCTTCTTGTCGCCGTCACGCAGCTCCACGGCCTCGAAGCGCCCCGTCGAGGCCCCCGACGGCACGGCGGCCCTCCCTATGTAGCCGCCCTCGAGTATGACCTCCACCTCGATGGTGGGATTCCCCCTCGAATCGAGTATCTCCCTTGCAACGATCTCAACTATTGTAGTCATCGTACCTCCACTCTCACAAGTGACTTAACCGCTCGGCGACAAGGAAAGGACCGCCGCCGGGGCGCTCCCGGCGTCCCGCACGGACCCCGACACTGCCCCCCCGACGGGAACGCCGGTCTATTATACGGCCCGTCATGCCTTGAAGGCAAGGGAAAATCTCGGCGTCCGGGGGGAGCTTGCGGCTCTTCGCAGGCGGTCTACAGGGAGAGGGCCGAGAGGGTGACGGTGTCGGCGCCCTTGCGCTTCATCTGCGCCAGGGCCCGCTCCGAATCGCCCGGCTCGACGTCGACGCCGCGCACCGCGTCCGTCAGCAGCGTCACGTCAAATCCCCGCTCCAGGGCGTCGAGCACCGTCGCCTTGACGCAGTAGTCGGTGGCCAGTCCGCCCACGTAGAGGCGGTCCACCGAGAGATCGCGCAGTATGCGCTCAAAGGACCTGCCGTCCCCTCCCCTCGCCTGGAAGACCGAGTAGTCGTCGCTGTCGGGGTCGGAGCCCTTGGTGACGACCACCGCGTGGGCGGGGAGCCTGAGCCCCCGGTGGAAACGGGCGCCCTCGGTGCCCTCCACGCAGTGGGGCGGCCAGGGACCGCCGTCGGTGTTGAAGTGCCTCGTGCGCGGCGGATGGGCGTCGCGCGAGGCTATCACCGGCAGTCCGGCCGCGGTGAAGCGCTCGATATAGTCGTTGAGCACCTCCACCACCTCGTCGCCGCCCGGCACGGCCAGGGCCCCGCCGGGACAGAAGTCGTTCTGCACGTCCACTATCACAAGCGCAGCTCCCATGTGGCTCGTCTCTCCTTTCTTGCGTGGTGAGCAGAGGGCCAGGAAGGCTCTCCGGCCCCACGAGACGAGCATAGCCGGAAGGACGGATGAAGTCAAGGGCCGCGGCGGCGGTCGAAAGCGGTTGAAACGGCGGTCGTTTTGTTTTATCTTGATTGAACAAGAGTCTGAGAGGGAGGTTCCCGATGAAGTTTATGCGCAGGGTCTTCGTCGTTGCGGCCGTCATGGTCGCCGTCGTCGCGGCCCGCGGTGTCGCCGCGGAGCGCGACATACTGAAGACGACGCTTGAGAACGGACTTACGGTAATACTGGAGGAAGACCACTCGGCGCCCGTCGTGGCCATCCAGATGTGGGTGCGTGTGGGCGGGGCCGATGAAAGGGACGAGGAGGCGGGCATAGCCCACGTCTTCGAGCACATGCTCTTCAAGGGAACGGCCAGGCGCAAGGTCGGCGACATAGCAAAGGAGGTCGAGGCGGCCGGGGGCGCCATAAACGCCTACACCAGCTACGACAACACCGTATATCACCTCGTCGTGGCGAGCCGTTACTTCTCCACCGGCCTCGACATCATCAGCGACGCCATCCGGCACTCGGCCTTCGACCCC
This Deltaproteobacteria bacterium DNA region includes the following protein-coding sequences:
- a CDS encoding heavy metal-responsive transcriptional regulator — encoded protein: MEKRLTIGETARRAGVNLQTIRYYERKGLLLPAGRTASGYRLYDEDALKRLLFIRHAKELGFTLEEIRGLMELRVGSGTACGKVRERAGAKLASVERKIEALKTIRRILRELIDACGKRRPTEECPILKAIEERDLKAEKEKKR
- a CDS encoding mercuric transport protein, whose translation is MKRRLLSIGGMATALLASACCLGPALFLAFGITGLGFLSGLEPLRPYMLGLTFVFVAAAWHYAYGKGSGCGPGGSCEPRARRINRLLFWILAGFALFGLAFPYAAAWLVS
- a CDS encoding copper chaperone, with amino-acid sequence MKTLSIVAAALVLALVTVQASAAGRPETVTLKVEGMNCGLCAPAVRKALSGVKGVRSAEVSFESKEARVEYDAGETTVDELIRAVAGVGFTASVAGGRGDGGR
- a CDS encoding MerC family mercury resistance protein, producing MSRGIWNYAGSVGSLAVGKFCPACYPLAAWVLTALGLGFMVETAVMKAVLLFFLAFGLLGLLRSGRTHGDKRPLIVAVPSAALLYAGRYVRPDETLLYAGIAGLAIAVVMDIRSARAAPPCAGCGESAPPPQGAKTHNEEEVKKMTAAKRKVEVFTAGCPLCDETVRLVRELACGDCEVTVYDLSQGCRSGECLDRARGYGITRVPSVVVDGRLAECCAGGAVTAEALKAAGVGAAP
- a CDS encoding HlyC/CorC family transporter encodes the protein MSSADGLLIEAALIFLLILLNGFFSGSEIAFISSKRSVINKLSKEGNRSAKIVSQMKSSPDRFLATIQVGVTLVGTLASVVGGVVATEHLKPFLLSLPFAPVQQWAELISVGVVVVVISYTLLVLGELVPKSIALRHAERIACFAARPIELFTAAASVAVKILTVSTSFVVRLLGVKGDEKHMFITEEDIRYYIKEGRDKGILEETEADLLHGVFEFADTTVREIMVPKPKLKGIEVSTPPEQVLHFMAETGYSRYPVYRETLEQIVGVLFNKDVFSRLEAGKPIVLSELMRPPYFVPNTVMISRLLREMQRRKVHMAIVLDEHGDVDGLVTIEDILEEIVGEIEDEYETNKNGIVEKLKDGSLIIDASASLRELENYGFRIEESDDYNTLAGFMLSRLQRIPRGGEFVVYRDHRFTVVDVEENRIRKVKAEALASRQVRPGAGGG
- a CDS encoding phosphopyruvate hydratase yields the protein MTTIVEIVAREILDSRGNPTIEVEVILEGGYIGRAAVPSGASTGRFEAVELRDGDKKRYLGKGVLRAVENVEKKIAPALIGCDATEQVRIDSKLIELDGTENKKNLGANAMLGVSLAVAKAAADASMTPLYKYIGGSNAKVLPVPMMNIINGGAHADNGLDIQEFMVVPAGASTFRDALRAGVEVFQHLKSILRDKGMATSVGDEGGFAPRIDSNRKALDVILEAVEAAGYKAGSDVFLALDCAASELFGDGSYTMEGRTLSSAGMVDYLAELAADYPIVSIEDGVDEDDWEGWKLLTGKLGGKCQLVGDDLFVTSVKRLEKGIAEGVANSILIKVNQIGTLTETLDAIERAKCAGYTSVISHRSGETEDATIADISVAVNAGQIKTGSASRTDRTAKYNQLLRIEEELGDAAVFAGAAVFSRR
- the pncA gene encoding bifunctional nicotinamidase/pyrazinamidase translates to MGAALVIVDVQNDFCPGGALAVPGGDEVVEVLNDYIERFTAAGLPVIASRDAHPPRTRHFNTDGGPWPPHCVEGTEGARFHRGLRLPAHAVVVTKGSDPDSDDYSVFQARGGDGRSFERILRDLSVDRLYVGGLATDYCVKATVLDALERGFDVTLLTDAVRGVDVEPGDSERALAQMKRKGADTVTLSALSL